Proteins co-encoded in one Candidatus Bathyarchaeota archaeon genomic window:
- a CDS encoding nitroreductase family protein yields MDVFKAIKTRRTIRKFKPKDVSSEPLMMMIDAARWAPSAANKQPWEFIVVNDKEDRRKIAELYVNGYLREAEELPKSEHADRVDDPAQFKEKIEKMKDALRAQLEVPPIHIIVCADPAKSESYEIDTAAAIQNMLLAAHALGLGTAWIDLSNTILGKFFDKQALKNLLDIPDEIEVMAIIPVGYPDFIPPPPPRRIMKDIIHRGMY; encoded by the coding sequence ATGGATGTCTTCAAGGCTATAAAAACAAGGAGAACCATAAGGAAATTCAAGCCTAAGGATGTTTCATCCGAGCCTTTAATGATGATGATAGATGCTGCACGTTGGGCGCCTTCAGCAGCTAATAAGCAACCTTGGGAATTCATTGTCGTAAACGACAAGGAGGACAGACGTAAGATTGCCGAACTATACGTGAATGGGTATTTAAGAGAAGCAGAAGAGCTTCCGAAATCGGAGCACGCGGATCGCGTAGATGACCCCGCCCAATTTAAAGAAAAAATAGAAAAAATGAAGGATGCGCTTAGAGCCCAGCTGGAAGTCCCTCCAATTCATATAATCGTCTGCGCGGACCCAGCTAAATCCGAATCTTATGAAATCGATACTGCGGCTGCAATCCAGAACATGTTACTCGCCGCCCACGCCCTAGGTTTGGGGACTGCGTGGATTGACCTTTCGAATACCATTCTCGGAAAATTTTTTGATAAACAAGCTCTTAAAAATCTGCTAGACATTCCAGACGAAATAGAAGTGATGGCAATAATCCCAGTTGGCTATCCTGATTTTATACCTCCCCCACCGCCAAGACGCATCATGAAGGATATAATTCATCGTGGAATGTATTAA
- a CDS encoding phosphoesterase, translating to MVRIYFATDVHGSDQVWRKWANVPLVHGADILILSGDLTGKSIVPIIKQKDGTYTCSIFGREWRLKSETEVHEMEEKIKFTGYYPYVCTPEDVLELQKNPKKLDQLFIDLMRARIKTWMEFIIEKVNTKEKTVLVMPGNDDEFAIDEVIKSYEDRGIIYPLGKVINLCYDYEMISLDYVNPTPWNTPRECSEGELEKKVKAEVEKVKDHSKAIYNFHCPPYNTRLDLAPKLDKKLKPVYILGDPVFEHVGGKAIRKAVEERQPMLGLHGHIHESFASDVIGKTIVLNPGSEYTEGILRGFIIDLSEKGVERYWKVEG from the coding sequence TTGGTGAGAATATATTTTGCTACAGATGTCCATGGTAGCGACCAAGTATGGAGGAAATGGGCTAACGTCCCACTCGTTCATGGGGCAGACATATTGATTCTGTCTGGAGATTTAACTGGCAAGTCGATTGTGCCAATAATCAAACAGAAAGATGGCACATATACTTGCTCAATTTTTGGAAGAGAATGGAGATTAAAAAGTGAAACAGAAGTTCATGAAATGGAAGAGAAAATTAAGTTTACAGGTTATTATCCTTACGTATGCACGCCCGAAGATGTTTTAGAATTGCAAAAAAATCCAAAGAAATTGGACCAATTATTTATAGATTTGATGCGGGCCCGAATTAAGACTTGGATGGAGTTTATTATCGAAAAGGTAAATACCAAGGAGAAAACCGTCCTAGTAATGCCTGGAAACGACGATGAATTTGCAATCGACGAGGTTATAAAATCCTACGAGGACAGAGGCATTATCTATCCGCTGGGCAAAGTGATAAACCTGTGCTACGACTATGAAATGATTAGTTTAGACTATGTTAATCCAACCCCTTGGAATACGCCACGAGAATGCTCAGAAGGAGAATTAGAGAAAAAGGTCAAAGCAGAAGTTGAAAAGGTAAAAGATCACAGCAAGGCGATTTATAATTTCCACTGCCCCCCATATAATACCCGACTTGACTTGGCTCCGAAACTTGACAAAAAATTAAAACCAGTCTACATCCTCGGCGATCCAGTTTTTGAGCATGTAGGAGGTAAGGCAATAAGAAAAGCCGTAGAAGAAAGACAGCCAATGCTGGGCTTGCATGGACACATCCATGAATCCTTCGCATCTGACGTAATTGGTAAAACCATAGTTCTTAATCCAGGCTCAGAGTATACAGAGGGGATCCTCAGAGGATTTATCATAGACCTTAGTGAAAAAGGAGTTGAAAGATACTGGAAGGTTGAAGGTTAG
- a CDS encoding APC family permease, producing MAEEVKPTIFVRRASGLVREVGPFTAMSLCLSHTIGGGINRLMVEASYNNPGANVPLAFAIVAIPVILTAICYTLLAVSMPRTGGDYIYITRALNPAIGFLSSWGFWFTEVLSLGIICFYDIAVWGLCLIIAGAATGNTAWLTLGSTMASDVPTMLVGGFILLIIFAGLAYFGMRSYGYLVNTLLVIPAVGSFATIFLLSAAGTPVAAKPLWDATWGAGSWDKIVALAYAHKDHPAFPIAPFSMDSTMAAGVAAIWAYIGFTAAAYVGGEIKNPSRSMVIAMILGTVCIIGYYVGCSALVYKAYGDFIPLYCFVHKNFLTDLQAIITHPPPRYLPSFAAALAPGNVALQLFVAVTAAIWLMNDIPAFFVVCSRLIFSWSFDRFFPETFAAVDARFHTPYWANTLTIIGGAIAVILCYFLELGVAGAYIAAMDTTMLYQVLVSFGCLAAALTPYVRKDVYEKGLRFEIGGVPVLTICGIVGFGLNFYFWLVCATWLSMRDMFTQAMWMMLGAIIFVGYYVYNTKKGIDVKSIYAEIPPA from the coding sequence TTGGCTGAAGAAGTCAAACCGACAATATTTGTCAGAAGGGCTTCAGGGCTAGTCAGGGAAGTAGGACCATTCACCGCAATGTCGCTCTGCTTAAGCCACACCATCGGCGGTGGCATCAACAGGCTCATGGTTGAAGCTTCGTATAATAATCCCGGAGCTAACGTACCACTTGCATTCGCCATCGTAGCCATTCCCGTAATCTTGACGGCAATATGTTACACTTTGTTAGCAGTTAGCATGCCTCGCACGGGCGGAGACTATATCTACATTACAAGAGCTCTAAACCCAGCTATCGGCTTCCTATCAAGCTGGGGTTTCTGGTTTACCGAGGTATTGTCGCTTGGCATTATCTGTTTCTACGATATTGCAGTTTGGGGTCTCTGCCTCATAATAGCTGGCGCTGCAACTGGAAACACGGCATGGCTGACATTAGGATCCACAATGGCTTCAGATGTTCCTACGATGCTTGTCGGTGGATTCATACTCTTAATTATCTTCGCTGGTTTGGCATACTTTGGAATGAGGTCTTATGGCTATCTGGTAAATACATTGTTAGTAATTCCCGCTGTGGGCAGCTTCGCCACAATTTTCCTACTGAGTGCCGCAGGAACCCCCGTGGCGGCTAAACCGCTTTGGGACGCGACATGGGGAGCTGGATCATGGGATAAGATAGTAGCATTGGCTTATGCCCACAAAGACCATCCAGCATTTCCTATAGCTCCATTTAGTATGGATTCCACAATGGCGGCGGGAGTTGCCGCGATCTGGGCATATATCGGGTTCACAGCTGCCGCATATGTCGGTGGTGAAATTAAGAACCCAAGCAGAAGCATGGTTATTGCAATGATACTTGGGACGGTCTGTATCATAGGATACTACGTTGGATGCTCAGCACTTGTGTATAAGGCGTACGGCGACTTCATACCCTTGTACTGCTTTGTTCACAAGAACTTCCTAACCGATCTACAAGCAATTATCACACATCCTCCACCACGATATCTACCAAGTTTTGCTGCAGCACTAGCTCCAGGTAATGTAGCACTCCAACTATTCGTTGCAGTAACCGCAGCAATATGGCTGATGAACGACATCCCAGCCTTCTTCGTTGTTTGCTCAAGATTGATTTTCTCTTGGTCCTTTGATCGATTCTTCCCTGAAACATTTGCCGCCGTAGACGCACGATTCCACACCCCATACTGGGCAAACACATTAACCATTATCGGCGGTGCAATAGCTGTTATCCTCTGCTACTTCCTTGAGTTAGGAGTTGCAGGAGCTTACATAGCAGCCATGGATACCACAATGTTGTACCAAGTACTGGTGTCATTCGGCTGTCTCGCCGCTGCATTAACACCATATGTACGTAAGGACGTATATGAAAAGGGATTAAGGTTTGAAATCGGCGGCGTTCCAGTGCTGACTATCTGTGGCATCGTTGGCTTCGGGCTTAACTTCTATTTCTGGCTGGTCTGTGCAACGTGGCTGAGCATGCGTGATATGTTCACGCAAGCTATGTGGATGATGCTTGGCGCCATCATCTTTGTAGGGTATTACGTATACAACACTAAGAAAGGCATTGATGTTAAATCCATATATGCCGAGATCCCGCCAGCATAA
- a CDS encoding PrsW family intramembrane metalloprotease has protein sequence MTPLEFIIAFLVAAFAPSLCLLFYVWRREHFGHAPFRTIFLTFVYGAVVCSILALIIEMASSIIIRWMGFRFLDLEPAEITALIVAPLVEEGLKPMGVLRLRGHGVINGAKDGIVYGSASGLGFSAAENLLFEASALLSGGFTQWLLTSLWRAFSATFFHAGSTGLGGYGIGKKVEGRSSLFIVASFIGAVLAHSFYNLIIEEFTFVAILISVLLFAIVSKEVK, from the coding sequence ATGACCCCACTGGAATTTATTATAGCATTCCTCGTAGCTGCCTTCGCACCTTCTCTCTGTTTACTATTTTATGTCTGGCGCCGTGAGCACTTTGGACATGCACCCTTCAGAACCATCTTTTTAACATTTGTCTACGGAGCTGTAGTCTGTTCTATATTAGCCTTAATCATTGAAATGGCTAGTTCTATAATTATACGATGGATGGGCTTCAGGTTTTTAGACCTGGAACCAGCTGAAATCACAGCTTTAATCGTAGCTCCTTTAGTTGAGGAGGGTTTAAAACCGATGGGTGTGCTGAGACTCCGTGGCCATGGTGTCATTAACGGAGCTAAGGATGGCATAGTTTACGGCTCAGCTTCAGGCCTAGGATTTTCCGCTGCAGAGAACCTTCTTTTTGAAGCGTCAGCTCTACTCTCTGGAGGGTTTACCCAATGGTTACTGACCAGTCTTTGGAGGGCTTTTTCTGCGACTTTCTTTCATGCGGGTTCCACAGGTTTAGGTGGATATGGAATTGGCAAGAAGGTTGAAGGACGCTCAAGTTTATTCATTGTTGCAAGTTTCATAGGGGCTGTTCTGGCTCATTCCTTCTATAACCTAATCATAGAAGAGTTTACTTTTGTTGCGATACTGATATCCGTACTGTTGTTTGCAATCGTAAGTAAGGAAGTAAAATAA
- a CDS encoding histidinol phosphate phosphatase domain-containing protein: MGNRIDLHIHSLFSDGVLLPSEIVRRAEAMGYSVVAITDHADASNLEFIIPRLVTAAKELKKHSSVQLIPGVELTHIPLRSINGLARRARLLGAKLILVHGETLVEPVQRGTNHAAVICEEVDILAHPGLLSEVDAALAAKNNIYIELSARKGHCLTNGHVVKIAKETEAKMILNTDLHEPTEFLSQKQAYQIALGSGLNDSEALKVIKENPEDLAKQLTR, from the coding sequence CTGGGGAACAGAATTGACTTGCATATCCATTCGTTATTCAGTGATGGCGTTCTCTTACCCAGTGAGATTGTTCGGAGGGCAGAGGCAATGGGTTATAGTGTGGTGGCAATTACTGACCATGCTGATGCCTCAAATTTGGAATTTATTATCCCAAGATTGGTCACCGCTGCTAAAGAATTGAAAAAACATTCTTCAGTGCAACTCATTCCTGGCGTAGAGTTAACCCACATTCCACTGCGAAGCATTAATGGATTAGCCCGTCGCGCAAGGCTATTAGGAGCAAAGCTCATCTTAGTCCATGGAGAAACCCTGGTTGAGCCAGTACAACGCGGAACCAACCACGCAGCAGTAATCTGTGAAGAAGTTGACATCCTCGCCCACCCAGGCTTATTAAGCGAAGTTGACGCGGCCCTAGCTGCGAAAAATAATATTTACATCGAGTTATCTGCTAGAAAGGGACACTGCCTCACCAATGGACACGTAGTGAAAATCGCAAAGGAGACGGAAGCGAAAATGATCCTAAATACCGACCTTCACGAACCAACCGAATTTCTTTCTCAGAAGCAAGCATACCAAATAGCCCTCGGATCGGGCTTAAATGACTCAGAAGCGTTAAAAGTAATAAAAGAAAACCCCGAAGACCTAGCGAAACAACTCACAAGGTGA
- the hisC gene encoding histidinol-phosphate transaminase, which produces MIRVESYVRHSAKEAKLYFPISKPPTPMKKDVIRMHANENPLGPSPKVVQAIIDATTMVNRYPDPSYVELRQRIAKYVSLKPENVIVGSGSDEAIDLLIKTFVNPGDEAIISVPTFEVYEKVLKLAEGKPIFIPMRKKFYWDIEGIKQAISQRTKLIFICSPNNPTGSAILENDAEELALTGKLLVIDEAYAEFSAKTLIPLVQKYENVIILRTFSKFLGLAGLRVGYVLASPEIINYLDRVRLPFNVSLLAERAAITALDDIQHAIRARGLIRKWKRYLYSELAKIRKIRAFPSEANFILIDVTESRHSSTEIVNALSNLGILVKDCTGAKGLDGEYIRVSIGLKEENERFIKALKTILKA; this is translated from the coding sequence TTGATTAGGGTTGAGAGTTACGTTAGGCATTCTGCAAAAGAGGCTAAACTATATTTCCCAATAAGCAAGCCACCAACGCCCATGAAGAAAGACGTAATCAGAATGCACGCTAACGAAAATCCCCTAGGACCATCCCCCAAAGTTGTTCAAGCAATAATTGATGCAACGACGATGGTGAACAGGTATCCTGATCCTAGTTACGTGGAACTACGCCAGAGGATCGCCAAGTACGTTTCACTTAAGCCTGAGAACGTAATCGTTGGAAGCGGCTCCGACGAAGCGATAGACTTGTTGATTAAGACTTTTGTTAACCCAGGCGATGAAGCAATAATCTCAGTTCCAACCTTCGAGGTTTATGAAAAAGTTTTGAAACTCGCGGAGGGGAAACCAATTTTCATCCCAATGCGAAAAAAATTCTATTGGGACATAGAGGGCATTAAACAAGCAATCTCGCAACGTACAAAGTTAATTTTTATTTGCAGTCCCAACAATCCAACTGGAAGCGCTATATTAGAAAATGACGCTGAAGAACTCGCCCTAACTGGTAAGCTACTGGTCATCGATGAAGCCTACGCCGAGTTTTCGGCGAAAACCCTTATCCCCCTAGTTCAAAAATATGAAAATGTTATCATACTGAGGACGTTTTCAAAGTTTCTGGGATTAGCAGGATTAAGAGTTGGCTATGTCCTCGCGTCCCCAGAAATAATAAATTACCTTGATCGTGTTAGATTACCTTTCAACGTAAGCCTCTTAGCGGAAAGAGCTGCCATCACAGCATTAGACGATATTCAACATGCAATAAGGGCTAGAGGATTGATAAGGAAGTGGAAAAGATACCTATATTCAGAGCTTGCGAAAATAAGAAAAATCCGAGCTTTCCCTTCTGAAGCTAATTTCATCCTAATCGACGTAACCGAATCCCGCCATAGTTCAACCGAAATTGTAAACGCACTCAGTAACCTAGGCATCTTAGTAAAAGATTGCACCGGTGCAAAAGGGCTTGATGGAGAATATATCCGTGTAAGTATAGGCTTAAAAGAAGAAAATGAACGTTTCATTAAAGCGTTAAAAACTATCTTGAAGGCTTGA
- a CDS encoding M20/M25/M40 family metallo-hydrolase translates to MQNYVIDLLTKMLEIYSPSGRETKLTEFLFSKLEELGYDTKIDEIGNLVGSIGEGNPTILLCSHLDTVPGFIPVKVKNGFLYGRGAVDAKASLASMIVAGANFAAHSSQGRVLIAGVVDEERKSRGIKYFVKKPSSIHYAIFGEPSGVQNITIGYKGSLHFKITCRTPSGHSSAPWMYTNAIEKAFEVWKTLETSLSNKMKGNSLFYSLTTSLTKIRGGTNFNIIPGICEIHIDVRVPPPFKCEDIKNEAQTVLQQFHLANPEVNINLKILDQNEPFETNGRSKLVHALTWAIREVTGKPAKLLRKTGTGDMNILGNQLKIPVVTYGPGDSHLDHAPNEHIAISEVLKSVKIYEKTLAKLVELHLNP, encoded by the coding sequence ATGCAAAATTATGTTATCGACCTCCTCACAAAAATGCTTGAAATATACAGCCCCTCAGGAAGGGAAACCAAACTAACCGAATTCCTGTTTTCTAAATTAGAAGAACTGGGTTACGACACCAAAATAGATGAAATTGGAAATCTGGTCGGTTCTATTGGGGAGGGAAATCCAACCATCCTGCTTTGCAGCCACTTAGACACAGTCCCAGGTTTTATACCAGTTAAAGTTAAAAACGGCTTCCTTTACGGTCGGGGAGCGGTTGACGCGAAGGCTTCCCTTGCATCCATGATAGTGGCAGGCGCTAATTTCGCAGCCCATAGCTCGCAAGGTAGAGTGCTCATTGCAGGGGTTGTTGATGAGGAGAGGAAGAGTAGAGGAATTAAATATTTCGTGAAAAAGCCCTCTTCTATTCATTACGCAATATTCGGAGAACCTAGTGGAGTCCAAAACATTACCATTGGATATAAAGGAAGCCTACACTTCAAAATTACATGTCGAACCCCCTCAGGACACTCCAGTGCCCCTTGGATGTATACAAACGCCATTGAAAAAGCATTTGAAGTCTGGAAAACCCTTGAGACTTCGCTATCTAATAAAATGAAGGGAAACAGTCTATTTTACTCCCTTACAACAAGCCTAACCAAAATTAGAGGAGGGACCAACTTTAATATTATCCCGGGCATATGCGAAATTCACATCGATGTCAGAGTGCCTCCTCCGTTTAAGTGTGAAGATATAAAAAATGAAGCCCAAACTGTCCTTCAACAGTTTCACTTAGCGAATCCAGAAGTTAACATAAATCTAAAAATTTTAGACCAAAATGAGCCATTTGAAACTAACGGTAGATCAAAGCTTGTTCACGCTTTAACTTGGGCTATTAGAGAAGTTACAGGGAAGCCTGCGAAGCTACTTCGAAAAACTGGAACAGGAGACATGAACATATTGGGAAATCAGTTGAAAATACCCGTAGTCACCTATGGCCCAGGGGATTCGCACCTCGACCACGCTCCCAACGAGCATATTGCAATCTCTGAAGTTTTGAAAAGCGTCAAAATCTATGAGAAGACATTAGCAAAATTAGTTGAACTACATTTAAATCCGTGA
- the lysX gene encoding lysine biosynthesis protein LysX, with translation MTTIGLLYDVIRWEEKALIKAARDKGINITPIDTDNLFLSVNTDGGPEFGDVILQRCVGYYRAVHLTAILQAKGKLVINPLDVALTCGNKLLTTLALMNAKVPTPKTIVAFSPESALRALDTVVGYPAVLKPVTGSWGRLVALLNDRESAEAIMEDRSYMFPLYQIFYVQPKVNRPPRDIRTVVIGDEAVAAIYRYSAPGQWKTNTALGGKAVACPITSELEEISLKAAKAVGGGVLGIDCMESPEGLLVHEVNNTVEFKNTVPTTGVNIQGLIIDYAVNLAKH, from the coding sequence GTGACCACAATCGGGCTGCTCTATGATGTAATCCGCTGGGAAGAAAAGGCGCTTATTAAAGCCGCAAGGGATAAAGGAATCAACATAACGCCAATAGACACTGATAACCTCTTTCTCAGTGTTAACACCGACGGCGGACCAGAATTTGGAGATGTAATTTTACAAAGGTGCGTTGGCTATTACCGAGCAGTACATCTCACAGCAATTCTTCAAGCTAAAGGAAAACTTGTAATCAATCCTCTAGATGTTGCGTTAACCTGTGGCAACAAGTTGCTAACGACATTAGCCCTTATGAACGCCAAAGTACCAACACCTAAAACTATCGTGGCGTTTTCACCTGAATCCGCGTTACGCGCACTGGACACTGTAGTCGGCTATCCAGCAGTGCTTAAACCGGTTACCGGAAGTTGGGGGAGATTAGTCGCCCTTTTAAACGACAGAGAATCCGCAGAAGCCATCATGGAAGACAGATCCTATATGTTTCCGTTGTACCAAATCTTCTACGTTCAACCAAAGGTTAATCGCCCTCCAAGGGATATCAGAACCGTGGTTATTGGAGATGAAGCAGTAGCAGCAATCTATAGGTACTCAGCGCCCGGACAGTGGAAAACTAATACCGCCTTAGGTGGAAAAGCCGTGGCTTGTCCCATAACCAGTGAGCTAGAGGAAATTAGCTTAAAAGCTGCGAAGGCTGTAGGTGGAGGAGTTCTCGGAATAGACTGTATGGAAAGTCCAGAAGGGCTTCTCGTTCACGAGGTTAATAATACCGTGGAGTTCAAAAATACTGTCCCAACAACAGGTGTTAACATCCAAGGTTTAATAATCGACTACGCGGTAAATCTGGCAAAACATTAA
- a CDS encoding lysine biosynthesis protein LysW, with translation MQAKCPECEAQINLPKDVMPGELVSCPDCGLEFEVCSIQGDHAEIKVARVEGEDWGE, from the coding sequence ATGCAAGCCAAATGTCCAGAATGCGAAGCTCAAATTAACCTACCTAAAGATGTGATGCCAGGAGAGCTGGTCAGCTGCCCAGATTGTGGCTTAGAATTCGAAGTTTGCAGTATTCAAGGAGACCATGCAGAGATAAAAGTAGCCCGTGTTGAAGGAGAAGATTGGGGAGAGTAG
- a CDS encoding Lrp/AsnC family transcriptional regulator, with protein MDEIDEKIISILKKDSRTPYIKIAKAVRLSEGAVRKRIQNLVKNEVIKRFSIEVAAKEGIKAVTLVSTTPSIPTPQVAEQIRAINGVEVVYEVTGQYDVAAVISGTDIAAINKCIDEIRHVNGIKDTNTLIVLKAWY; from the coding sequence TTGGACGAAATCGATGAAAAAATAATAAGCATACTCAAGAAGGATTCTAGAACCCCCTACATAAAAATCGCAAAAGCTGTTAGGTTATCTGAAGGAGCAGTCAGAAAGCGAATACAAAATCTCGTGAAAAATGAGGTTATAAAACGCTTTTCAATTGAGGTAGCCGCTAAAGAAGGCATAAAGGCGGTAACACTAGTTTCCACAACACCTTCCATACCGACACCTCAGGTAGCAGAACAAATCCGAGCAATAAACGGAGTTGAAGTGGTGTATGAGGTTACTGGGCAATACGACGTTGCAGCTGTAATCTCGGGTACGGATATTGCTGCCATTAATAAATGCATCGATGAAATTCGGCATGTAAACGGGATTAAAGATACAAATACATTAATAGTCTTGAAAGCTTGGTACTGA
- a CDS encoding aspartate aminotransferase family protein yields the protein METEDAHTAHVYQKFNLVIEKGSGAILWDINGKRYIDCMGGYGVSLVGHCHPRVVEAIHNQVEKLITCHGSLYNKTRVELLERLVKISPRGLEKIYLCNSGAEAVECAIKLARKHTGKNEIIAFTGSYHGKTLGALSATWNPKYREPFEPLVPGFKFVPFGKIEKVDEAISEKTAAILIEPIQGESGIHVPPNGFLEALRKLCNEREILLIFDEVQSGLGRTGKMWASEHWGVVPDVMCVAKGIAGGIPMGATLATADIMSSLKMGEHTSTFGGNPLACAAASATIDVILEEKLVERAAVIGEYFKKQLSQLQEQSKIIRELRGLGLMLGMELRFDVQDILSKAINQGVILLYAGKTVLRFLPPLIIEKTQIDTVVNVLKNIISEEERIKLQHN from the coding sequence ATTGAAACTGAAGACGCCCATACGGCGCATGTATACCAAAAATTCAACCTAGTTATCGAAAAAGGGTCCGGTGCTATCCTTTGGGACATTAATGGAAAGAGATACATTGACTGTATGGGTGGTTACGGTGTTTCATTAGTTGGTCATTGCCATCCCAGAGTTGTGGAGGCTATTCATAACCAAGTTGAGAAGCTAATTACGTGCCACGGCTCCTTATACAATAAAACACGTGTGGAACTCCTTGAAAGGCTGGTAAAAATCAGCCCCCGAGGACTTGAAAAGATTTACCTTTGCAACAGTGGTGCCGAAGCTGTAGAATGTGCAATTAAACTCGCCAGAAAACACACTGGAAAAAATGAGATAATCGCATTCACCGGAAGCTATCATGGAAAAACATTAGGCGCCCTCTCAGCAACTTGGAACCCAAAGTATAGGGAACCTTTTGAACCGCTCGTACCAGGCTTTAAATTTGTCCCATTTGGAAAAATTGAGAAAGTAGATGAAGCCATATCTGAAAAAACAGCTGCGATTCTCATCGAACCAATCCAAGGCGAAAGTGGCATTCACGTCCCCCCTAACGGCTTCTTAGAAGCTTTGAGAAAATTATGCAATGAACGAGAAATTTTACTGATCTTCGACGAAGTACAATCAGGTTTAGGAAGAACCGGGAAGATGTGGGCTTCTGAACATTGGGGTGTTGTGCCCGATGTGATGTGCGTAGCCAAAGGGATTGCGGGAGGAATCCCGATGGGTGCAACCCTCGCTACCGCAGATATTATGTCCTCTCTTAAGATGGGTGAGCATACAAGCACGTTTGGAGGCAATCCACTTGCATGCGCTGCTGCCAGCGCCACGATCGATGTTATCCTGGAAGAAAAACTTGTTGAGCGAGCTGCAGTAATTGGAGAATACTTTAAGAAACAACTTTCTCAACTTCAGGAACAATCCAAAATCATAAGGGAACTGCGTGGTCTTGGATTAATGCTTGGCATGGAACTCCGTTTTGACGTTCAAGACATATTATCAAAAGCTATTAACCAAGGAGTTATCCTACTTTATGCAGGGAAAACCGTGCTTAGATTTCTGCCACCCCTAATTATCGAAAAAACCCAAATTGACACAGTTGTTAATGTGCTTAAAAACATCATATCCGAAGAAGAAAGAATAAAGCTTCAGCATAACTAG
- a CDS encoding [LysW]-aminoadipate/[LysW]-glutamate kinase: MTLVVKIGGSTIKTGVSADFLDDLKSAHEHHKVVLVHGGAIEVTQIAEKMGKTQQFIVSPDGMRSRYTDKETAEIFTMVMAGKINKEIVITLLGHGIPAIGISGVDGALLKAERKKKLVIVTEEGRKRIIDGGYTGKINLVDTKILEFILQHGYLPVIAPVAISEEFEALNVDSDRAAAYIAGSLKVDHLIFLTDVPGIYINNKIISKINAQEARIGLPKIGHGMKKKVYAAIEALNMGVKEAIIASGMEKNPISSALSHSTGTVIYP; encoded by the coding sequence ATGACCCTAGTTGTTAAGATTGGAGGAAGCACAATCAAAACCGGAGTTTCAGCGGATTTCCTAGACGATTTAAAAAGCGCTCACGAACACCATAAGGTAGTTCTAGTCCACGGCGGAGCAATTGAAGTTACCCAAATCGCAGAGAAAATGGGGAAAACCCAACAGTTTATAGTCTCACCTGACGGGATGAGAAGTCGATACACGGATAAAGAAACCGCCGAAATCTTCACGATGGTAATGGCAGGGAAAATTAATAAAGAAATTGTCATAACACTGTTAGGCCATGGAATCCCCGCAATCGGCATTTCAGGCGTTGACGGGGCGCTTCTGAAAGCTGAGAGGAAGAAAAAGCTAGTTATTGTAACCGAGGAGGGACGTAAAAGAATCATAGACGGCGGATACACTGGCAAGATTAACCTAGTTGATACAAAAATACTTGAATTTATACTCCAACATGGATACCTCCCAGTTATTGCTCCGGTTGCCATAAGCGAAGAGTTTGAAGCGTTAAACGTCGACAGCGACCGAGCCGCTGCTTATATTGCCGGCTCTTTAAAAGTCGATCACTTAATTTTCCTCACCGATGTCCCGGGAATTTACATTAACAACAAGATAATATCTAAAATAAATGCACAAGAAGCCAGAATTGGCCTTCCAAAAATAGGCCATGGAATGAAAAAGAAAGTTTACGCCGCAATTGAAGCCCTTAACATGGGAGTTAAAGAAGCCATAATCGCTTCAGGAATGGAGAAGAATCCGATCTCCTCTGCTCTATCACATTCCACAGGCACAGTGATCTACCCTTGA